One Gimesia aquarii DNA segment encodes these proteins:
- a CDS encoding NPCBM/NEW2 domain-containing protein: MFLKISLSQISRLIPIVGYTLFISICSSALADQIILYDGKKISGEIRSIDSKALTVQVGKSSKKINIFDVTSYDFIQPALPKDLSQLLIDGEKPSYSKGPRSGKVKLRKGFHRFTLPYYHTVGFAKLNISMSGPNIKKAVVPQGMLYRVNDEIRAIHPQNYQIDKEGYRLPITVKKAESSIAYQLMEWKPPKEVKSIHDLMHIPVKKYGTVPRLALLTRRSAIHFGFVYEGLLRITKDGEYTFYIETDKNSKAKFYIGAYPRELTKQAKSKNDSGWRITFSQQGKLTGNITAWTKDEVTFRFQVADKEIDVALKPSALHELWKIQTNKKKNWRADRKDESKTEDSAYVLTKDGNVHRVSGEVIGVKEQNLLFRYQGQEREVSLDRIVGLVLHKNRFKNESSLLLQSVVNLTGASKIPGEVTLDKGSNVIIKMPWGNQLTVSKDNITGIKTVNARSVPLTELVPQSVEQVPFFNQTYPYQVNKSFSGLPLQIGKKVFQKGLCVHSRTKLVYSLGKNFERFHSTIGLQNGSGHLGNVDVTITADGKTIYEKKEFTITTKQEPLSLDITGCETLTLTVDFGKGQNVGDRFVWGDPKLIRATPKELTAVKN, from the coding sequence ATGTTTTTAAAGATTTCGCTGAGTCAAATTAGTCGCCTGATTCCTATCGTGGGATACACTCTGTTTATTTCCATTTGTTCTTCAGCTTTAGCGGATCAGATCATACTTTATGACGGGAAGAAAATCTCAGGCGAAATCCGTTCGATTGATTCTAAGGCTTTGACGGTTCAAGTAGGTAAATCATCAAAAAAAATAAATATATTTGATGTGACGTCCTATGATTTTATACAACCAGCCCTGCCGAAGGATCTTAGTCAATTATTGATTGATGGAGAAAAACCTAGCTATTCAAAAGGTCCCCGATCTGGAAAAGTAAAACTGAGGAAAGGTTTTCATCGTTTCACTCTTCCCTACTATCATACCGTGGGATTTGCAAAACTAAATATTTCGATGTCAGGACCCAACATAAAAAAAGCTGTTGTGCCACAGGGAATGTTATATCGTGTCAATGATGAAATTCGGGCAATTCATCCTCAAAACTACCAAATCGATAAAGAGGGATATCGTCTGCCAATAACAGTCAAGAAAGCAGAGTCAAGTATTGCTTATCAGTTAATGGAGTGGAAGCCGCCCAAAGAAGTAAAGTCCATTCATGATTTGATGCATATTCCCGTTAAAAAATATGGAACAGTTCCTCGTCTCGCATTACTAACACGCCGCAGCGCGATCCACTTTGGTTTTGTTTACGAAGGATTACTCCGCATTACAAAAGATGGAGAATATACATTTTATATTGAAACAGATAAAAACAGTAAAGCGAAGTTTTATATTGGTGCTTATCCCAGAGAACTTACCAAACAAGCTAAAAGTAAGAACGACTCTGGCTGGCGCATCACTTTTTCGCAACAGGGTAAATTGACGGGAAATATCACAGCATGGACCAAAGACGAAGTGACTTTCCGATTCCAAGTGGCTGATAAGGAAATCGATGTTGCATTAAAGCCAAGTGCACTTCACGAACTTTGGAAGATCCAGACTAATAAGAAAAAAAACTGGAGAGCAGATCGAAAGGACGAGTCCAAGACGGAAGATTCTGCATATGTATTGACGAAAGATGGCAATGTGCACCGTGTTTCAGGTGAAGTGATCGGGGTAAAAGAACAGAATTTGCTTTTTAGGTACCAGGGACAGGAACGAGAAGTGAGCCTAGATCGAATAGTAGGGTTAGTTCTGCATAAAAACCGGTTCAAAAATGAGTCCTCTCTTTTATTACAAAGTGTAGTCAACTTGACTGGGGCTTCGAAAATTCCAGGAGAAGTGACTCTCGATAAAGGATCGAATGTTATCATTAAGATGCCCTGGGGAAATCAGCTCACGGTTTCCAAAGACAACATTACAGGGATTAAAACGGTAAATGCGCGCTCAGTTCCGTTAACAGAGTTAGTTCCTCAGTCTGTTGAACAGGTTCCTTTTTTCAATCAGACTTATCCCTATCAAGTGAATAAGTCGTTCTCAGGTCTTCCACTTCAGATTGGTAAGAAAGTATTTCAGAAAGGCTTGTGTGTACATTCCAGAACCAAGTTGGTTTATTCATTGGGAAAGAATTTTGAACGATTTCACTCAACGATTGGACTCCAAAATGGTTCAGGGCACCTTGGCAATGTGGATGTAACGATTACTGCTGATGGTAAAACGATTTATGAAAAGAAAGAATTTACGATTACAACTAAGCAGGAACCGCTCAGCCTGGATATCACCGGTTGCGAAACATTAACTTTGACTGTTGACTTCGGAAAAGGGCAGAATGTGGGAGACCGCTTTGTTTGGGGGGACCCCAAGTTAATCCGAGCAACTCCAAAAGAATTGACAGCTGTTAAAAATTAA